From the genome of Vicia villosa cultivar HV-30 ecotype Madison, WI linkage group LG2, Vvil1.0, whole genome shotgun sequence, one region includes:
- the LOC131649277 gene encoding uncharacterized protein LOC131649277: MQGVEKKRIACSSLVFFYPSPRSRKYLNRDHVAANQRLIDDYFANEPTYNDAMFRRRYWMKKNVFLRIVGDLSSSDNYFTQRVDAANKEGISPLAKCTTAMRMLAYGVAADAVDKYIKIGGTTALECLRRFCKGIIRLYEQVYLRAPTQDDLQRILHVSEMRRFPGMIGSIDCMHWEWKNCPKAWEGMLNDINVLDRSPVFDDVEQGKAPSVNFFVNQHPYNMAYYLADGIYPSYPTFVKSIRLPQSEHDKLFAKFQEGYRKDIERAFGVLQARFKIIREPARLWDIADLGIIMRSCIILHNMIVEDERDSYSQRWTDFEQSGESGSSAPQPYSTEVLPAFANHVRARSEFRDPNVHQELQADLVKHIWTKFGMFRD, from the exons tgtttttctatccttcacctcgTAGTAGAAAATATCTCAATAGAGATCATGTAGCGGCAAACCAAAGACTAATTGACGACTACTTTGCCAATGAGCCTACATATAACGATGCAATGTTTCGTCGTCGGTACTGgatgaaaaaaaatgttttccttCGAATCGTTGGGGACCTTTCAAGTAGTGATAACTACTTCACCCAGCGAGTTGATGCAGCCAATAAAGAAGGTATATCACCCTTAGCAAAATGTACCACAGCAATGCGAATGTTAGCATATGGTGTGGCAGCAGATGCGGTCGATAAGTACATCAAAATAGGAGGTACTACAGCATTGGAGTGCTTACGTAGATTCTGTAAAGGAATCATACGCTTGTACGAGCAAGTGTATCTGAGAGCACCAACCCAAGATGACCTGCAAAGAATACTGCATGTTAGTGAAATGCGGAGGTTCCCAGGGATGATTGGGAGTATTGACTGCATGCACTGGGAGTGGAAAAATTGTCCTAAAGCATGGGA GGGAATGTTGAACGATATAAACGTTCTAGACCGGTCACCAGTGTTTGATGACGTGGAACAGGGAAAGGCTCCAAGTGtgaatttctttgtgaatcaacATCCATATAATATGGCATACTATCTAGCTGATGGTATCTACCCTTCTTATCCAACTTTCGTCAAATCGATTAGACTTCCTCAAAGTGAACACGATAAATTATTTGCAAAATTTCAGGAGGGATATCGGAAGGACATCGAACGTGCATTTGGAGTGCTCCAAGCTCGATTTAAAATCATCCGTGAACCAGCTCGCTTGTGGGACATAGCTGATTTGGGTATCATCATGAGGTCATGCATCATATTACATAATATGATTGTTGAGGATGAACGAGATTCATATTCTCAACGTTGGACCGATTTTGAGCAATCTGGGGAAAGTGGATCTAGTGCACCACAACCATACTCGACCGAGGTGTTACCCGCTTTTGCAAATCATGTGCGTGCTAGATCAGAGTTCCGTGATCCAAATGTTCATCAAGAATTGCAAGCCGATCTAGTGAAGCACATATGGACAAAGTTTGGAATGTTCCGTGATTGA